The following coding sequences lie in one Halomonas sp. 'Soap Lake #6' genomic window:
- a CDS encoding DUF2909 domain-containing protein, with amino-acid sequence MWLQLLIILVFIGILTSLAIGAGFLLRDSSKSKRLLVSLKWRIGLTCLLMALLVFGFWSGELG; translated from the coding sequence ATGTGGTTACAACTTCTTATTATCTTAGTGTTTATCGGAATCTTAACGAGCCTTGCCATAGGCGCTGGTTTTTTATTACGCGACAGCTCCAAGTCAAAGCGGCTACTTGTCTCTCTTAAGTGGCGTATTGGGCTGACATGCCTTCTTATGGCACTGCTGGTGTTTGGGTTTTGGTCTGGAGAGCTCGGCTAG
- a CDS encoding cytochrome c oxidase subunit 3 — protein sequence MSGGSYYVPTTSWWPILGSLALGVMMVGAGAKLVYDTGALLMLLGVVSIIGVMGLWFRDVVRESMGGLYDSQMDRSFRWGMGWFIFSELMFFAAFFGALFYVRTFAIPWLGGEGEKGVSALLWPDFVAHWPLLSPPDASVLGPDQVFSPWQLPLVNTLILVTSSITLTVAHEALKLGERITCRNWLAGTVLLGCCFIIIQGVEYYEAYNHYGITLEAGIFGATFFILTGFHGVHVIIGTIILACILVRICKGHFSTDHHFGFEASCWYWHFVDVVWVGLFIFVYVL from the coding sequence ATGAGCGGCGGTAGCTACTATGTTCCTACGACTAGTTGGTGGCCTATTTTAGGCTCGTTGGCTTTGGGTGTCATGATGGTCGGGGCAGGAGCCAAGCTGGTTTACGATACGGGGGCGCTCCTAATGCTGCTAGGGGTTGTCAGCATTATTGGGGTAATGGGCCTTTGGTTTAGAGATGTTGTCAGGGAATCTATGGGGGGATTGTATGATAGCCAGATGGACCGCTCATTCCGTTGGGGGATGGGGTGGTTTATCTTCTCTGAGCTAATGTTTTTTGCCGCCTTCTTTGGCGCTCTATTTTACGTTCGAACGTTTGCGATTCCGTGGCTTGGTGGTGAGGGAGAAAAAGGTGTCTCTGCGTTGCTGTGGCCAGACTTCGTAGCCCATTGGCCACTACTTAGCCCGCCCGATGCGTCTGTGCTAGGGCCCGACCAAGTGTTTAGTCCATGGCAGCTGCCGTTAGTCAATACGTTGATACTTGTCACTTCTAGTATCACGCTGACGGTTGCTCACGAAGCGTTAAAACTGGGCGAGCGCATTACATGCCGCAATTGGCTAGCAGGTACAGTATTGCTAGGGTGCTGTTTTATCATTATCCAGGGCGTAGAGTATTACGAAGCCTATAACCATTATGGTATTACGCTGGAAGCAGGTATTTTCGGGGCAACGTTTTTCATCTTAACCGGTTTTCACGGCGTCCACGTCATTATCGGCACCATTATATTAGCTTGTATTCTGGTGCGTATTTGTAAAGGACACTTTTCCACTGACCATCATTTTGGCTTTGAGGCATCTTGCTGGTACTGGCACTTTGTAGATGTGGTGTGGGTGGGGCTGTTTATCTTTGTTTATGTTCTATAG
- a CDS encoding cytochrome c oxidase assembly protein, whose protein sequence is MSEYEAVRAAGVRRTVIRSTAALIGMFAFAFALVPLYDVFCRITGLNGKVDTTAQAIIHEEVDQSRYITVQFITRGSAGLPWQMSVATRQMRVHPGQTAEVDFTFTNNSQQKSWGRAIPSVSPSSATSHLRKVSCFCFQEQLLQGDERLTIPLVFQLARDLPEEITTITLVYTLYPVHNMVLDASLNNNNIAGDKI, encoded by the coding sequence ATGTCTGAGTATGAAGCTGTCAGAGCTGCTGGCGTAAGGCGAACGGTGATCCGTTCTACAGCGGCACTAATTGGTATGTTTGCGTTTGCGTTTGCGCTGGTACCCCTTTACGACGTCTTCTGCCGCATTACAGGTCTTAACGGCAAGGTGGACACAACTGCGCAGGCGATTATCCATGAGGAAGTGGATCAATCTCGTTATATTACGGTGCAATTTATAACGCGGGGTAGCGCTGGCCTGCCATGGCAAATGAGTGTCGCTACGCGCCAAATGCGGGTGCATCCAGGGCAAACTGCAGAGGTTGACTTTACGTTTACCAACAACAGTCAGCAGAAGAGCTGGGGCAGGGCTATTCCTAGCGTTTCACCCTCAAGCGCAACAAGTCATTTGCGCAAAGTGAGTTGCTTCTGTTTTCAAGAACAGTTATTGCAAGGTGATGAGCGTTTAACTATCCCGCTGGTTTTCCAGCTGGCGCGAGATCTGCCGGAGGAGATCACTACAATCACCTTGGTTTATACCCTATACCCAGTGCATAACATGGTGCTGGATGCCTCATTGAATAACAACAATATAGCGGGGGATAAAATATGA
- the ctaD gene encoding cytochrome c oxidase subunit I, translated as MAPKLPPQHPLQHSTTAAADGQADHAHHASPKGLMRWLLTTNHKEIGSLYLIFSLIMFFIGGIFALVVRAELFQPGLQLIEPEFFNQMTTMHGLIMVFAAVMPAFTGLANWMIPLQIGAPDMALPRLNNFSFWLLPVAFTLLLSTLFMPGGGPNFGWTFYAPLSTTYAPPSTTFFILALHIAGVSSILGAINIVATILNMRAPGMRMMDMPLFVWTWLITAFLLIAVMPVLAGVITMMLMDINFGTSFFDAAGGGDPVLFQHLFWFFGHPEVYIMILPAFGIVSAIIPTFARKRLFGYASMVYATAAIALLSFLVWAHHMFVVGLPLAAELFFMYSTMLIAVPTGVKVFNWVTTLFRGSISFEPPMLFALAFVVLFTIGGFSGLMLAIAPADFQYHDTYFVVAHFHYVLVPGAIFAIMAGVYYWLPKWTGHYPNERLAQCHFWCSIVGVNLTFFPMHFAGLAGMPRRIPDYALQFADFNLVSSIGAFFFGISQLIFVLVIVLCVRGGKKAPAQAWEGAEDLEWSVPSPAPLHTFETPPVFHRSHHGD; from the coding sequence ATGGCGCCCAAACTACCCCCTCAACACCCACTACAGCACAGCACCACGGCAGCAGCTGATGGTCAAGCAGATCATGCTCACCATGCAAGTCCTAAGGGGCTAATGCGCTGGCTACTCACCACTAACCACAAAGAAATTGGATCTTTATACCTGATCTTTTCCCTGATCATGTTCTTTATCGGCGGCATTTTCGCGCTAGTGGTAAGAGCTGAGCTGTTTCAACCGGGGTTACAGCTGATCGAGCCTGAGTTTTTTAACCAAATGACCACCATGCATGGCTTAATCATGGTGTTTGCAGCGGTTATGCCTGCTTTTACCGGCTTGGCCAACTGGATGATACCGCTTCAGATTGGCGCGCCAGATATGGCTTTACCAAGGCTCAATAATTTTAGTTTTTGGTTGCTGCCGGTTGCCTTTACATTGCTGCTTTCAACGCTATTTATGCCGGGAGGCGGGCCTAATTTTGGATGGACATTTTATGCGCCGCTCTCTACTACTTATGCGCCACCCTCAACAACGTTTTTTATTCTTGCCCTTCACATTGCTGGTGTGAGCTCAATATTGGGTGCCATCAACATTGTTGCGACGATTCTTAATATGCGAGCACCTGGCATGCGGATGATGGACATGCCGCTATTTGTTTGGACCTGGCTTATTACTGCTTTCTTGCTAATTGCAGTAATGCCTGTGCTAGCAGGCGTCATCACTATGATGCTGATGGATATAAACTTTGGCACTAGCTTCTTTGATGCGGCGGGTGGTGGTGATCCGGTGCTGTTCCAGCATTTGTTCTGGTTTTTTGGTCATCCAGAAGTTTACATCATGATTTTACCGGCGTTTGGTATCGTTTCAGCTATTATCCCTACTTTTGCCCGTAAGCGTTTATTTGGCTATGCCTCCATGGTTTATGCCACCGCAGCCATCGCGCTACTGTCTTTTTTAGTCTGGGCGCACCATATGTTTGTTGTTGGCTTGCCACTGGCTGCAGAACTGTTTTTCATGTATTCCACTATGCTTATTGCAGTGCCGACCGGGGTCAAAGTCTTTAACTGGGTTACCACACTGTTTCGCGGCTCAATAAGTTTTGAACCGCCTATGCTGTTCGCACTTGCTTTTGTAGTTTTATTCACGATTGGTGGCTTTTCCGGCCTAATGTTGGCAATAGCACCTGCTGATTTTCAATATCACGATACATATTTTGTGGTTGCTCATTTCCACTATGTATTAGTACCAGGGGCGATTTTTGCGATCATGGCTGGGGTTTATTATTGGCTACCTAAGTGGACAGGCCATTATCCGAATGAGCGCCTTGCACAATGCCATTTCTGGTGCTCGATTGTCGGTGTGAACTTAACATTTTTCCCAATGCATTTTGCGGGCTTGGCGGGTATGCCTCGCCGTATTCCTGATTATGCGCTCCAGTTTGCAGACTTTAATCTGGTTTCAAGTATTGGTGCCTTCTTCTTCGGAATATCGCAGCTGATTTTCGTACTAGTGATAGTGCTTTGTGTAAGAGGAGGCAAAAAAGCACCAGCACAGGCTTGGGAGGGCGCGGAAGATCTCGAGTGGAGCGTGCCTAGCCCCGCGCCATTGCATACTTTTGAAACACCACCTGTCTTTCATCGTAGCCATCACGGTGATTAA
- the coxB gene encoding cytochrome c oxidase subunit II: protein MRSLWQWLLPACVIAGANQAQANGWNMPVGVTDISRDIYGLHMTIFWVCVVIGLLVFGVMFYSLFRYRHSKGAKAAEFHEHTSVEVLWTVIPVLILVGMAVPATATLKNMYDTSEADLDVMIIGQQWRWRYEYLGEDVAFNSNMSTPWEQIRGEADRGEHYLLEVDEPLVLPINRKIRFLMTSDDVIHSWWVPDFAVKQDTIPGFINENWVQINEPGIYRGQCAELCGVNHGFMPIVVHAVEEEEFEIWLAERKEAAEQEAMGVDREWELDELMARGESVYRAICSSCHQAEGQGAPPAFPALANNAQLIDDLDWHIDRIVNGVSGTAMPAFRSTLNPVEIAAVVTYTRNAWGGDTGDAVQPASIAEKIVQ from the coding sequence ATGCGATCACTGTGGCAATGGCTGCTGCCCGCTTGTGTTATTGCCGGTGCTAATCAAGCGCAGGCTAATGGTTGGAATATGCCCGTCGGTGTGACTGATATCAGTCGCGATATATACGGGCTGCACATGACTATTTTTTGGGTGTGCGTTGTCATTGGCTTGTTAGTCTTTGGTGTGATGTTCTATTCGCTGTTTCGCTACAGGCACTCAAAAGGAGCTAAAGCAGCGGAGTTCCATGAGCATACCTCTGTAGAGGTACTTTGGACGGTTATTCCCGTGTTGATTTTAGTCGGCATGGCGGTACCGGCGACAGCTACTCTAAAAAACATGTACGACACATCAGAGGCTGACTTAGATGTCATGATCATTGGCCAACAGTGGCGCTGGCGTTATGAATATCTTGGTGAAGATGTTGCTTTCAACTCAAATATGAGCACTCCCTGGGAGCAGATTCGGGGAGAAGCTGATCGTGGCGAACACTACCTGTTAGAGGTGGATGAGCCCTTAGTGTTGCCCATTAATCGCAAAATACGGTTCCTGATGACCTCTGATGACGTTATCCATTCTTGGTGGGTGCCTGATTTCGCGGTTAAGCAGGACACGATTCCTGGATTTATTAACGAAAACTGGGTGCAAATTAATGAACCCGGTATTTACCGTGGTCAGTGTGCAGAGCTGTGTGGTGTCAATCATGGATTTATGCCCATCGTTGTGCACGCTGTGGAAGAAGAGGAATTTGAAATATGGCTCGCTGAACGCAAAGAGGCAGCGGAACAGGAAGCGATGGGAGTAGATAGGGAGTGGGAGCTTGATGAACTGATGGCTCGGGGAGAGTCGGTGTACCGTGCAATTTGTTCTTCTTGCCATCAGGCTGAGGGCCAAGGGGCACCGCCTGCTTTCCCAGCATTAGCCAATAATGCTCAGCTAATTGATGATTTGGACTGGCATATAGATCGAATTGTTAACGGTGTGTCCGGTACTGCTATGCCAGCGTTTCGCAGTACGTTAAACCCTGTTGAGATCGCTGCTGTTGTGACCTATACGCGTAACGCTTGGGGGGGCGACACTGGAGATGCCGTTCAGCCCGCAAGTATCGCAGAAAAAATTGTCCAGTAG
- a CDS encoding DUF2970 domain-containing protein: MWSIIQSVLAALIGVQKDRKRQQDFSSEKPMGFIVAAILVTLIFVLILVLVANIAAG, translated from the coding sequence ATGTGGTCGATCATTCAATCTGTGCTCGCAGCGCTCATCGGTGTTCAAAAGGACCGCAAACGGCAGCAAGATTTCTCTAGCGAAAAACCTATGGGGTTCATTGTAGCCGCTATTCTTGTGACGCTTATTTTTGTGCTAATACTCGTTTTGGTGGCAAACATTGCAGCAGGCTGA
- a CDS encoding cation-translocating P-type ATPase — protein MARTLLASDPATAWHSTDAEAALSTLTSSSTGLSSQEAESRLKVYGPNQLQQEQARSWYRRFFDQFNNILIFILIIAAVASAMLGHHLDAAAILGVVVIIALIGFIQEGKAEQAIQSIRNMLSPQATVLRNGQRTVVDAETIVPGDIVLVESGDRVPADLRLIEVKRFCTDEAALTGESIPVDKKTDTVSANADLAERSSIAYASTIVVQGTAKGLVVATGTQTEIGKISELVRGVEQLKTPLLRQLDRAGSMLALFILGAAVLTAAVGSIFHNQPIDEMFMAAVGLAVAAIPEGLPAIVTISLALGVQRMAKRKAIIRRLPAVETLGSISTIFSDKTGTLTRNEMTATAIWLSDARYAVDGIGFNPVGSIRQIDSNLKSQTPPITTDDHPALNHFLKAAALCNDAELAHNGESHHIVGDPTEGALITAAAKAGLDIQTLRQSHPRLDAIPFESEHKYMATVNEIVGEHKILVKGAPDRLLEMSSYTLSQEGLAPIDRRLWEARIEELSSQGLRVLAVAEISAPDSQPLDHEHLQQELTFLGIIGLLDPPREEVIKAVQECLCAGIRPVMITGDHASTALSIAKQLGFSQTKRVVTGREIETMTDAQLEEIIPEVDVFARASPEHKLRLVKAMQARGGVCAMTGDGVNDGPALKRADVGVAMGIQGTEAAKDASEMVLADDNFATIVNAIAEGRKVYDNIRKTITFILPTNGAQGLAIMLAVLAGTNLPITPLQALWVNMVVATTLGLALAFEESEHDLMRRQPRDPKAALLDMFLLWRVLFVSLLLLIGVFSIFSWLLAQGESIELARTAAVNMLVMGSAAYLINSRFLINSTLSFQGIFSSRMVWLAIAAIMLLQLAFTYVPFMQTIFASEGLQLHHWLAILLASITIYGLVEVEKAVWRHAR, from the coding sequence ATGGCCAGAACACTACTAGCTAGCGACCCAGCCACTGCATGGCATAGTACAGATGCAGAGGCTGCGTTATCGACGCTTACATCGAGTTCAACGGGTTTATCCAGCCAAGAGGCTGAATCTAGGCTAAAAGTATATGGACCAAACCAACTGCAACAGGAGCAGGCTAGATCCTGGTACCGACGCTTCTTTGATCAATTCAATAACATACTGATTTTTATTCTAATCATCGCAGCAGTTGCAAGCGCTATGCTAGGCCACCACCTGGATGCAGCGGCCATTCTTGGTGTCGTGGTGATCATTGCATTAATTGGGTTTATTCAAGAAGGAAAAGCAGAGCAAGCTATTCAAAGCATACGCAACATGCTTTCCCCTCAGGCGACAGTGCTACGCAACGGCCAGCGCACTGTCGTTGATGCTGAGACCATTGTTCCTGGCGATATTGTGCTTGTTGAAAGTGGTGACCGCGTTCCTGCCGACTTACGCTTAATTGAAGTAAAGCGTTTTTGCACCGATGAGGCGGCGCTTACCGGTGAGTCCATTCCGGTGGATAAAAAAACTGACACTGTATCGGCTAATGCTGATTTAGCCGAACGCAGCTCTATTGCTTACGCCAGCACTATTGTTGTCCAAGGCACCGCCAAAGGATTAGTGGTGGCAACGGGCACGCAAACAGAGATTGGCAAAATTTCTGAACTGGTACGCGGTGTCGAACAGCTTAAAACCCCTTTGTTACGCCAGCTTGACCGCGCCGGAAGCATGCTAGCATTGTTTATCTTAGGGGCTGCTGTACTCACTGCGGCGGTAGGCAGCATATTCCATAACCAGCCAATCGATGAGATGTTCATGGCTGCCGTAGGCTTAGCGGTGGCAGCCATCCCTGAAGGTTTACCGGCCATAGTGACAATTAGCCTTGCCCTTGGCGTACAGCGTATGGCAAAACGCAAAGCAATTATTAGACGCCTTCCAGCGGTGGAAACGCTTGGCTCAATTTCAACTATTTTTTCCGATAAAACTGGCACGCTGACACGCAATGAAATGACCGCCACGGCTATTTGGCTAAGTGACGCTCGCTACGCTGTCGATGGCATTGGCTTTAATCCCGTAGGTAGTATTCGTCAAATCGACTCTAACCTAAAATCACAGACTCCCCCAATTACCACCGACGACCATCCTGCACTAAACCATTTTCTCAAAGCAGCTGCACTTTGTAACGATGCCGAGCTAGCCCACAATGGGGAATCACACCATATCGTCGGTGACCCAACAGAAGGCGCTTTGATCACTGCGGCCGCCAAAGCAGGCCTTGATATCCAAACTCTTCGCCAGAGCCACCCTCGCCTCGATGCTATCCCCTTCGAGTCTGAGCATAAATACATGGCGACGGTTAACGAGATTGTTGGTGAGCATAAAATCTTAGTAAAAGGTGCCCCGGATAGGCTACTCGAGATGTCAAGTTACACGCTAAGCCAAGAAGGGCTAGCACCTATCGACCGCCGCCTTTGGGAAGCTCGCATTGAAGAACTCTCTTCGCAAGGACTCAGAGTCTTAGCCGTAGCAGAAATATCTGCACCTGACTCACAGCCGCTTGACCATGAGCATCTTCAGCAGGAACTAACCTTTTTAGGCATTATTGGCCTACTCGACCCCCCTCGCGAAGAGGTGATTAAAGCCGTTCAAGAGTGCCTTTGTGCTGGTATTCGCCCCGTGATGATTACTGGTGACCATGCATCAACTGCCCTTTCCATCGCCAAGCAACTGGGCTTTTCTCAAACAAAGCGTGTTGTCACTGGTCGAGAGATCGAAACAATGACCGATGCACAGCTTGAAGAAATTATCCCTGAGGTTGATGTATTTGCTCGTGCATCGCCGGAACACAAACTTAGGCTAGTCAAAGCCATGCAAGCCCGAGGTGGCGTATGCGCAATGACCGGCGATGGTGTAAACGATGGCCCCGCACTAAAGCGTGCTGACGTGGGCGTTGCGATGGGTATCCAAGGCACCGAAGCCGCTAAAGATGCATCGGAAATGGTCCTCGCAGACGACAACTTTGCCACTATCGTTAATGCCATCGCGGAAGGCAGAAAAGTCTACGACAACATCCGTAAAACGATCACTTTTATACTGCCCACAAATGGTGCCCAAGGCTTGGCAATCATGTTGGCAGTGCTTGCGGGCACTAACCTGCCGATCACGCCGCTTCAAGCACTTTGGGTAAACATGGTGGTGGCCACCACATTAGGCTTAGCACTCGCCTTTGAAGAGAGTGAGCACGACTTAATGAGGCGCCAGCCCCGGGACCCCAAAGCCGCATTGCTCGATATGTTTCTACTATGGCGCGTGCTATTTGTATCGTTACTGCTATTAATCGGTGTTTTCAGCATATTCAGCTGGCTTCTGGCCCAAGGTGAAAGCATAGAATTGGCGCGCACAGCTGCAGTTAACATGCTGGTCATGGGAAGCGCGGCCTACTTAATCAATAGCCGCTTCCTGATTAACAGCACGCTGTCTTTCCAAGGCATCTTCAGTAGCCGGATGGTATGGCTAGCTATTGCCGCCATCATGCTTTTGCAACTAGCTTTCACCTACGTGCCATTTATGCAGACTATTTTTGCCAGCGAAGGGTTGCAACTGCACCATTGGCTAGCAATTTTACTGGCCAGTATCACTATTTATGGCCTGGTTGAAGTAGAAAAAGCCGTATGGCGCCACGCACGCTAG
- the hrpB gene encoding ATP-dependent helicase HrpB produces MSTLPIEQHLAPIQEALGIHHRLILIAQPGAGKTTRVPLDLLNSAWAKGHKLLLLEPRRVAARLAAGYMAKQLNEPVGKTVGYRMRGDSKVSPETRLEVVTQGVLTRMLQDDPLLEGVAGIIFDEFHERSIEADLGLALSLDIQQSVRDDLRLIVMSATMDVAAVKNILGDDVPVIESTGREYPVETLYRPASGGESLEVATYRVLCEALARVDTDDVLIILPGVAEISRLVSVLDRSTLDIEVRALHGSMPIEAQQAALAPHTVRQRVIVSTAIAESSVTVDGVNVVIDAGLERVPCFQPRTGLTQLTTHRVNRASADQRRGRAGRQQPGTCYRLWPQEQPLVAHGEPEIAQADLSKLALELALWGARSPNELSWVSPPPKGAWQSGQALLHQLGILDSQGLLTPLGKKSVPWPLEPRLAVMLARAESLNAVALACALAALLESRERVSGPLRDALAQRVRQPAQYPHWRREARRLASIAGTELSPDMSYEPLGALLALAYPDRVGQLITPGRFKLANGKTATLPISHPLMNVSYLVAVSVEGASSEASIYLAEPITLAVLVELYPAIQQWEELITWSDTQGKLIGETVQRHGELVLAARPLTSLPADAVKQALLNAFKQRPESLFSDKIRQLQGRMALLNDIFPGKWPDWSARELVETLDTWLAPYVVGVTRLIQLEKMPFHSYLLATLSWDEQKAFERLTPPSLAVPSGNQAAVDYAPCLEGRSPVLALKLQEAFGWQDTPTIVDGRAPVMVHLLSPARRPLQITQDLRSFWLNGYPEVRKEMRGRYPKHPWPEDPLTANATAKTKRRDRGYD; encoded by the coding sequence ATGTCTACGCTTCCTATCGAGCAACACCTTGCCCCGATACAAGAGGCATTGGGCATCCACCACCGACTCATTTTAATAGCCCAGCCGGGGGCCGGTAAAACGACGCGTGTGCCGCTTGATTTACTTAATAGTGCTTGGGCAAAAGGCCACAAGCTACTACTGCTAGAACCTCGCCGGGTGGCTGCACGCTTAGCAGCAGGCTATATGGCCAAACAGCTTAATGAGCCGGTCGGCAAAACAGTGGGTTACCGTATGCGGGGAGACAGCAAAGTAAGCCCTGAAACACGACTGGAGGTAGTGACTCAAGGTGTGCTGACCCGGATGCTGCAGGATGACCCGTTATTGGAAGGTGTCGCGGGTATTATTTTCGATGAGTTCCATGAGCGTAGTATTGAAGCAGACTTAGGGCTGGCACTGTCGCTGGATATTCAGCAGAGTGTTAGGGATGATTTGCGGCTTATCGTGATGTCCGCCACGATGGATGTCGCTGCTGTGAAAAACATTCTAGGAGATGATGTCCCAGTCATTGAGAGTACTGGGCGTGAGTACCCTGTTGAAACGTTGTATCGGCCCGCAAGTGGTGGCGAATCATTAGAAGTGGCTACCTATCGAGTTCTGTGCGAGGCATTAGCGAGGGTGGATACCGATGATGTACTAATTATTCTCCCAGGAGTGGCAGAAATTTCTCGGTTAGTGTCAGTGTTGGACCGCAGTACTCTGGATATCGAAGTGCGAGCATTACACGGCAGTATGCCTATTGAAGCTCAGCAGGCAGCATTAGCGCCTCATACAGTACGCCAGCGTGTGATTGTGTCAACGGCCATTGCCGAATCAAGCGTCACGGTTGATGGTGTCAATGTGGTGATTGATGCTGGTTTGGAGCGCGTGCCGTGCTTTCAGCCGCGGACTGGGCTTACTCAGTTAACTACTCATCGGGTTAATCGCGCCAGTGCCGATCAGCGCCGCGGACGAGCAGGACGCCAACAGCCAGGTACCTGTTATAGGTTATGGCCGCAAGAGCAACCATTAGTGGCTCATGGCGAACCTGAAATAGCGCAGGCCGATTTGTCCAAGCTAGCGCTTGAACTTGCCCTATGGGGAGCTCGCTCCCCAAATGAGCTGTCATGGGTTTCTCCTCCACCTAAAGGCGCCTGGCAAAGTGGCCAGGCGTTACTGCATCAACTAGGCATCCTTGACTCACAAGGTTTACTAACGCCTCTCGGTAAGAAAAGTGTGCCTTGGCCACTTGAGCCTCGATTAGCGGTGATGCTAGCCAGGGCTGAGTCACTCAATGCGGTGGCGCTAGCCTGCGCTCTCGCTGCCTTGCTGGAAAGTAGAGAGCGTGTCAGCGGCCCACTACGTGACGCCTTGGCACAGCGTGTTAGGCAGCCTGCTCAGTATCCCCATTGGCGTAGGGAAGCGAGGCGTTTGGCCAGCATAGCGGGTACGGAGCTTTCTCCGGATATGTCCTATGAGCCACTGGGAGCACTGCTGGCGCTGGCGTATCCCGACCGTGTTGGGCAGCTTATTACCCCCGGCCGCTTCAAACTTGCTAATGGTAAAACTGCTACGTTGCCAATTAGTCATCCGTTGATGAATGTCTCTTACCTTGTTGCAGTTAGCGTTGAGGGTGCTTCCAGCGAGGCGTCTATTTACTTGGCAGAGCCTATTACGTTGGCAGTACTGGTAGAGCTTTACCCAGCAATCCAGCAGTGGGAGGAGCTGATTACTTGGTCAGATACCCAGGGGAAGCTTATAGGAGAAACCGTTCAACGCCACGGTGAGCTGGTATTAGCCGCACGCCCATTGACGTCGCTTCCTGCTGATGCCGTTAAGCAGGCGCTACTCAACGCCTTTAAGCAACGCCCTGAGTCTTTGTTCAGCGATAAAATCCGGCAGTTGCAGGGGCGTATGGCGTTGCTTAACGATATTTTTCCAGGCAAGTGGCCGGATTGGTCTGCGCGGGAGCTCGTAGAAACGCTTGATACTTGGTTAGCTCCCTATGTTGTGGGGGTAACGCGCTTAATTCAACTGGAGAAAATGCCGTTCCATAGCTACTTGTTAGCCACATTGAGCTGGGATGAGCAGAAGGCTTTTGAACGGCTAACACCACCTTCACTGGCGGTACCCAGTGGTAATCAAGCCGCTGTTGATTATGCACCCTGTTTAGAGGGGCGGTCGCCAGTGCTAGCGCTAAAACTACAAGAAGCATTTGGTTGGCAGGACACACCTACTATTGTCGATGGGCGGGCGCCGGTTATGGTCCACCTTTTATCGCCAGCTAGAAGACCTCTTCAGATTACCCAAGACCTGCGTAGTTTTTGGCTAAACGGCTACCCAGAGGTGCGTAAGGAAATGCGCGGACGCTACCCTAAGCACCCCTGGCCAGAGGACCCGCTAACGGCAAATGCGACAGCCAAAACTAAGCGTAGAGACCGCGGGTACGACTAG
- a CDS encoding TetR family transcriptional regulator C-terminal domain-containing protein: MMADTANHENASRDRIEQSILSAAEQVFSQHGYRGASLQAIADRAGLPKANILYYMGNKQALYVRLLNRMMSRWNAVLEDITPESDPGQVLSDFIRTKMVLGQRYPEGSKLFAAEILAGAPFLNDYLSGELKEWVTSRAAIIRQWSAQGKMDDVDPRWLIFLIWSSTQHYTEYSAQVSGILGTQALSEADFESICQFLEHVILKGCGISQPHLLGGAPLN; this comes from the coding sequence ATGATGGCTGATACCGCTAATCATGAAAATGCCAGCAGAGATCGTATTGAACAAAGCATACTGAGCGCGGCTGAACAGGTGTTTTCACAACATGGTTATCGTGGTGCCAGTCTGCAAGCAATTGCTGACCGAGCAGGCCTTCCCAAGGCAAACATTCTCTATTACATGGGGAATAAACAGGCGCTGTACGTACGTCTGCTTAATCGGATGATGAGCCGCTGGAATGCGGTGCTCGAAGATATTACGCCGGAGAGCGATCCTGGGCAGGTGCTTAGCGATTTTATTCGCACCAAAATGGTGCTTGGGCAACGTTACCCTGAAGGCTCAAAATTATTCGCAGCCGAAATTTTGGCTGGTGCACCTTTCTTAAATGACTACCTATCCGGTGAACTAAAGGAGTGGGTTACCTCCCGTGCAGCGATTATCCGCCAATGGTCAGCCCAGGGAAAAATGGATGACGTTGATCCACGGTGGCTTATCTTTCTGATCTGGTCGTCTACCCAGCACTACACTGAATATAGTGCTCAAGTAAGTGGAATTTTGGGAACACAGGCATTGAGCGAAGCAGATTTCGAGTCCATTTGCCAATTTCTTGAACACGTCATCTTAAAAGGGTGCGGCATTTCTCAGCCGCACCTGCTTGGTGGCGCACCTCTAAACTAA